The genomic stretch CCCGAGGCACCCCGGGTTGCTCGGGCTggcacaggctgcagggtggTACAGGGGCTGCTCCCTGCACAGCGTTCACCAGCATTTACTAAATATTATTAAATTGACAAAGAAAGGACTCTTCCAAGACTTTAAACCGGGAGCCGCTTTATAACAGCCCTTGACCGCCCGCGCATACGGTCATGGATGTTTCATAACAGGGATTTTTTATAACCCACTCCCACTTTGTTGCAGGTTTCTCCGCAGACCTCATGAAAGCAGCAGTGGTGAGTCACCGCCCGCAGCTCCGGTGGCTCCAAATACACCAGGGCTTTGCCAAAACATCGCAGCCGGTGCCAGGAGTGGCAGAGCTGCTACAGTTCCCCCGATCCCCAGCTTCAGGGAGGCAAATCCACCACCGCCCTGCTGGTCCCCTGTGCAGCCCATGGCTCTGTCCCTATTCTgtcccatcctatcccatccctcACTCACCCACTgcccagcatcctccctgccctgctcccaaacCGAGGGCTGGGACCCTAAACCTGACGGgcaccccgctccccccagcactGGAGAACCAGGGACAGACTCGCTGTTGAAGACTCCCCACTCCTGAGAGTGGCTGTGGTGGCTTTTGCCCCCACGTGTAGCCCAGGGCAACCTCAGGTCTGTTGCCGTTCTCGGAGGCTTGTGGGCAACAGCAGCCAGTCTGGGCACTGCGACCTCATCAGACCCCATTCCCCACTTGGTCCCTGTGTTTAAAAGCCCTTTGCTCCTTGCTGCCGCTGAGTgtccccctgtcctcctccccagGTCACCCTGATCATCGGAGCCGTCCTGTCTGCCACCGAGCAACACCCCGAGTGAGTACCAGCCCCAGCTGGGGTCTCTGACAAGCGGGAGGGTTTCGGGGGTCACAGGCAGTGGGGCCAGCGTGCGTGGATGTAGCATTTCTCCCCACATCCATGTCTTGGCTGCTGTGACAGGTCGCTTGGGCTGGGGAGGATTTAGAGCCTCGTACAGCCGGTTCTGGAGCCGGCGCCAAGGCTGGGATTTCAGCTGCGTCGGCTTTTGTTATAGCACAAACACACCaagaatttcctttcctttatggATGACGCAGATGCAACGGGAGCCTCCCCTGAGCCAAAATCCAGGCTCTGCTGGTTTCTCTCTCACCCAAAGCCAAGGCTACGGTTGGCacctctgccacccccctggcCATGGGGATGGGCACCTTCATGGCTGCAGGGCATCCCCCTCGGCACCACCACGGTACCAGGACTGGGGGACATTTTCACGACACCCATGTTATTCCCACTTACCCCACTGTCAGGGTGAAGGGGGATTTCCCATGGGAACAAGCAGATTCTTCCTCCACGGGGTGTCGGGGAGCTAAAGCGGAGGCTGAAATGCAACTGTGCCTCCCCAATGCAGCCTCTCCGCCTCGGTCCTGCAAGGTTTCCAGTGCACCCCAGCCAGCAACCTGCCTGCTGCCGACGTCCTCGCCTTTGCCCAGGGTCTGCAAAATGAAACAGCGGAGCTGAGCGGTGCCCAGGtgggctggggccagggccacAGACCCCACTGAGCCCAATGGGGTGCAGGGAGCCAGGGAAAAGGGGCTCTCACCACCTTGGCATTGTCAAGAAAAGCCTCTCTTtgcccagctctcctgcctggcCAGGCTGCTCGCTGCCAAGAACCTGACGGCCCATTTCAGCAGGTACCCGCCGGACCTGCTGCTCTTCTTCGAGTGAGTATCGAGGGCAGCAAACAGCTGCGGTTTTGGTGCCGAGTCACTGAGGCTGGCACAGCCCGGGGCACGCAGGAGGTCCGTGTGGGAGAAGAGTATTACGAAACCTGCATTGCGATGCCTGCCTCTGCGGGCACCTTCAGACCCACACGGGGCATTTCCAGCCCTGCAGACCCCCTGGTCCtctcctcacccctctcctctctgagGCTggggccatggtggccatggcatGGGATGCATGGGGTTGGATAGCCCCCATTCTGTGCCCGAGATGTCCTCCTCAGGGTGAGaggagaccccccccagccctgtgcatgTCCACAGCTCATTGCTCGGAAGGGATCCCCGTGCTCCCCCAACAAAAAGCAACACTGAAGATCTCCTTCCTGGACATGACAAGCCCTTTGCCCCATTCCTCCCTGCCACGCTTACTCTTGCTCCCCGCAGCTCGGCTGAGGTGAGCAGTGGGACCTGCCGAGAGTTTTACGCCCGGGCTTCCCGTGGGAACCTGGACCTGCTGCCCAGGGGCTCATCCCGGCGGACGGGGCTGCTGCGCAGGGCACTGGCCTGCCTGGTGAGTGAGGACCAAGCCAGGGGTGGCCAGGGTCCCTGCCATCCCTCACTGGGTGTTTAGATGAGGGCTGGGTTGTCTCTCCCAGGGGGTGAGAAGCAGCCGCCTGCACCCCGAGCAGCTCAGCAGCCTCGGGGCGCTGGTGTGTGACATGGAGCCTGAGACCATCACAGCCTCGGACCCCAGCATCCTGGAGAACCTGAAGCTCTGCCCAGTGCTGACAGGGGCCCAGAGGGATGCCCTTAATGCTGTGCTCCTTGGAGGTGGCACAGTATATGGGTAAGGAGCCTCCACCTTCTCTTACGGGGTGGACAATGAGCTGGAGGGATAGTGTGCCCGTGAGGATGCTGAGCTGGTCCTTCTCCCGATGGCTGCAGGGATCCTTCAAGCTGGGATTTACAGACTCTGCAAAATTTGGGGCCGCTCGTGCTGGCTTTGAACCAGACCACACTGAGCTTGGTGGCCGAGGTAAGCCCCCTCCTCAAGACCTCAGGGCGAGTTGCCCATCAACCAGGCCAGTCCTGAGGCTGCGGGACCcagcaccctctgccccctcccggCAGGCAGTACGGGAGGCTTTTGGCAGGAGCATCGCAGCCACGTACAGCAGCCAGGGACGTTCCCAGCGGGAGAAGTCCCTGATCCTCCTCAGGGCCTTTGCGGCAGTGTCAGCTTCATCTCATCCCAGGCTGAAGAGGAGCGCAGACAGTGAGTGTTTCCTTTCACTGTGGCCAGACTGGACCAGTTCAGAGCtcttggaggaaggaaaaatgccCCTGGGCTGGTCGGCATCTGGATGCTCtcagggagagggacaggaccAGGCAGAAAGCTGTAGGATACCCTTGAAGTAACTGGGGAGATGGGAGAGATGTCCTTGCAACAGACTGGGGTGTTTGCTGTTACCTGGGAGCAGGAAtatggcagcagcagctgggaaggagctggagcgGGGACAGAAAACTCCtggagctgggtgggagcagcACCAGGGGATGATGCTGCAAGACTGGAGGATGCTCGTGAGGGTGATGTGGGAAAGGGTTCATTTTTAGTTGCCTTCAACAGGACAAAGCACACATTGGCTGCAGGAACATCACCAGGTTTAACTTTAAGGAATGAAAGCACATAAGGCACCTTCATGGGCTGGGGACCCAGGGGACGGGAGGATGATTCTCAGTCTCACCTGGCAGGATGGCTTGAGCGTTGCTACTGCGATTCCCTGTTCATTCACTGGGGCTCTTCTGAGGGGCTCTGGGACCCTGTGGCAGGaccagagccaggcaggagggagaaaataCCATCTGCCTGACGTGCCCTCTCTGTCCACAGGCTGCCTGTCCACCCCCATCACGGCCAGCACCATCTCCGACTCCCTCTTAGTCCTTGACTACAGCACCAGTGAGCAGCTTGACCTCTGCCTGAGCAATGAGGTCTTAAAAGCAAACCTGAAGCCTCTGCTGGATCAGCCGCTCCCCAAGCAGTACCTCAAAGTCGTGAAAAAAAAGCTGGAGCAGGTGATGGGTGCCACAGGGTGGGAGACTCTGCACAGCCCCCCTTTAGCATGGGCACACTCTGGGACAAGCTGCGGGAATgggaattacagaatgatatggggttggaagggacctctggagatcatctagtccaacccccctgccaaacaTGTCCAccgagagcaggttgcacaagaacatgtccaggtaggttttgaatgtctccagagaaggagactccaccacctccctgggcagcctgttccagggttctgccaccctcaaagtaaagaagctcctcctcatatttagatggaacttcttgtgttcaagtttgtgcccatttcctgttgtcctgtccctgggcaccactgaaaaaagactggccccatcctcttgaaaccctccctttaagtatttataagcattgatcagatcccccttcagccttctcatctctagactaaaaagacccaagtccctcagcctttcctcataagagagatgctccacacccctaatcatctttgtagccctctgctgcaccctctccagcagttccctgtctttcttgaactggggagcccagaactgttcaagaaggacagggaagggtATCGCCAGCCACGGTGGGGAAGGAACACGAGTGGGTCCTTTGTGCCTGTTTCTGCcatcttttcccttccctgaccctcttttctttcccactggCCTGGGCCCTACAGATTTACCCGTCGGGGATCCCAGAGGATCAGCTGAAGCTGTTGGGGCCACTGTCCCGCCAGTACACGGCAGAGGAGATCAGCCAGTGGCAGGTGACGTCCAACGACACGCTCTCAGCCCTGCTCAACCCCTCAGATGGCAAGTGGAAGGCTCCCCAGGTAAAGCCCCGGCAGCAGTGGGACACGGGGGCTGGTGAACCCGAACCAGGACCGCTCGGCGCCCAAGCCCAGCTCGGGGCGAGGGCAGTGCCTGAGGGTGGCTCGGCGGTTTTGCAGCACACACACTTATACTGGGAGCatcttccttccctgcctgtgTGCAACCACGGCAACTGTGTTTCCCAGgtccagcagctgctcagcaggtaCCAGGCCCTAGGGGGCACCTTGACTGGGTCCTTGCTTCGGGAACTCGGTGGGAGAAACCTGTGTAACCTGCAGGAGGAGCAGATCGAGCACATACCTCCAGAAGCAATCAGGTAAGCCACTTTCTAGGGATGCTTTTCAGTTCTGTGAGGCCCTTGGGACCACAGAAGTGGATGGTGGGATGGCAGACTCCCACCTCCATTTCAGCTCTGCCCACTCACAGGCAGCATGGTGGCATGGCCAcgtcctgcttccagctgttgcCTGAGCCACTGGCACCGCGGGCAGGGATAGACACTTATCTCCCCTGCCAACAACAGGGCTTTAGCTGTGGTTTGGGGTGGTGTCTCCAGCTCTAACCTGTgaccctccctctccccaggactGCAGGACAATTAgacatttcttcttgttctcaAACCAAGAAAGACCAGCTCTACAGAAAAGCCCAGGAGGCCTTTGCTGGCCAGGCTGGCACCACCAGGGCGTATTATTGCCAGATTTGGCCGTACCTGGGTAGGTATTTCAGCCTTcaccctccttcccacagcaatAGAGGTTGGGTACCTCTTCCTCGGCCGGGGGGATTTACCCACACTAGAGACACATTTAGCAGTCTccagaccccccctcccccaaaagcgTTGGAAGCGTTTGCACGTGTCTAGGTGCCCCGTACGCTTTCTTTAAGGTGGAGCTCCAGCAAAGGACCTGAAAGACTTGGCTAAAGCTGGCGTTGCCATAGATATGGATATAGACACCTTCCTTGCCCTAAATCCCGATGAGCTGCAGGTACGTCCCCACCGCGCTGCTCCTCTTTTCcctgctgaagggcagggctagaTGAGGGCTGAGCGCTGGGGTTTGAGGCTGCAGCCCCATCAGACCACcaagtctctattttttttccctttttacattttctttcggAAGTTATTACTTGCTCTACAGTCCCACTAGAAGAGCGCCTTGTGGTGAGGCCAGCTGTGAGGATGAACAAAGGTGTTGTTGTACGTGTGTTGCAGAAACTCAGTGTCATGGATGTGAAAACTTTGCTTGGGGAAAACCTCCGTTACCTGAAGGAAGCTGAAAATGAGACCTCGGTGATGTGCTGGGTGAAGAGACAGTCCCAACGGGAACTGGACTGTGTCCTGGGAATCGGCCTGCAAGGGGGGACGGGggagcccagccccacggccacccctcctcaccccaccgcCTCGGCCAGTATCACCCCCACAGCCACCGTCTCTGTGCCCACTACcttccccactgtccccaccccTATTCCCACCAGCAGCCTCCCCTCCACCAATTCAAGTACCATCCCTGACAAGGCCCCTACCCCAACTGCTATCAGCCCGACCCCCTCTCACAGCACTCCCCCACGCACTTACACCACTGCCCCCAGTTCTGCTGGGAGCCCACATACCACCTCCACCACCCAACCTGCTCCTACCACCGGCTCCATTGTCCCATGTTCCATCCACCAGTCCGCCACCTCAAATAAGGCCACCTCCCCCGCTGTCACCCTCCTCACCACCATCCTTGCCACTGTCAACCCCAACGCCACGTCTCCCAGCTCCGTCCCACCCCCTGCTCTCACACatggggccaccaccaccagcaccggCGTTGTTACTAACCCAGCTGTTACCACCCGCAACACCAGTACCCCACTGGTGTCCGTGAACCCCCCAGCACCTGGGGGTACCATCAACCCTGCTCCTGCCACCCGTAACACCACCACACCGAGCACCCACAGTGCTCCCAGCACCCTTGTCCCTAACTCCACCTCTGCACCCGCTGCCACCGCAACCACAGAAATGAACCTCCCTCCCCACAAGCCCTCCCCATCTCCCAACTCCACTGTCTCCACCCAAGAGAGTGTCGTCTCCTCCACGGCCAAGACTACAACATTAGCTTGCAAGATCAGTGCCCCTCCAGCATTTCTTGGCTCCTCTTCCACCACCACCAGTGAGACCACTAAAAACCCACCCACAGGCATGCCAAACCCACCGAGACCAACACCCGGCGGATACATCAACCTGCAACCTGAAGCTGGTAAGGCGCGAATGTCCGAAGTCGGGAAAAGTTTAGGAACCAATGGTGAGGCAGAAGTCTTCAGAGACAAGCGGTAGCTGATCCACCCTTTTCCTGGCCAGATTCAATCAGGTGTGCGGCTCTCCACAAGAAACCCCAAGTAGCTACTGGCTAGACAAGTAGCGGTGTCTCCAAGCTCTCCAGGGTTTCACAGCCCCTGGATCTGGACCACACTCTCTTCAGATCCCATGTACTCTGCAAGTCCGGCAAGGTGCACCTTAAGATGTCTCACCATGCACAGCCCCCCTCAACCGCTCTGCAGAAAGCTGGAGTAATCCCATTAATGCCAATGCACTGCACTGTTTTTCCCAAGGCCTTCCATATTTCAGTGTCTCTGAATAGGCAGAGCTGTAAAAGCGCTAAAATCTGAAGTCATTTAACCTGGCAGAGCTACATCTGTAGCTTCAATGACTCAACAGATTTACTCCTGCTTTACGCTGGTGAAAGTAAGAAAATACTTGGTCCTGCTGACTATCACGGCCAGGTGACGTTTGTAACTGGGGTGCAGATATGGGCCATGTCACAAAAGGCAGGAAAGTGTTGTCCTGACACATGCAAACCTTTGGGGTACCTGAATCCCAAAGCAGCTCTACTGCCCTCACAGCTCACGTGTGGTGTTTCTCTGGATAATCCAATTCTTTCTCATCTGTCTCTTCCACCCAGGATCAGGATCCagactctcctcctgcctggtgccCATACTGATGACAGCCTCACTGCTGCGAGGGCTTCTCTGACacggccacctccagccccaaacTCACGAGatccctcctttccttttcacCATCCTGCAAAAGAACGGTGCTGGCAAATTCCCTGCGGAAGAGCAGAAACCCAGGAAAGGAATAGAGTTCAGCCATTTGATACCAGCACAGAATTTGCTTATTATTTTTGAGGCTGGGCAGTGAAAGGAGGACAGATATTCTTCCTGCCCAAAGAAGCCAAACAGGTACTTAGTAGCTAGTTGTTCTCTGTAGTA from Numenius arquata chromosome 14, bNumArq3.hap1.1, whole genome shotgun sequence encodes the following:
- the LOC141472019 gene encoding mesothelin-like protein, which gives rise to MVWAASAAIALRLRFSADLMKAAVVTLIIGAVLSATEQHPDLSASVLQGFQCTPASNLPAADVLAFAQGLQNETAELSGAQLSCLARLLAAKNLTAHFSRYPPDLLLFFDSAEVSSGTCREFYARASRGNLDLLPRGSSRRTGLLRRALACLGVRSSRLHPEQLSSLGALVCDMEPETITASDPSILENLKLCPVLTGAQRDALNAVLLGGGTVYGDPSSWDLQTLQNLGPLVLALNQTTLSLVAEAVREAFGRSIAATYSSQGRSQREKSLILLRAFAAVSASSHPRLKRSADSCLSTPITASTISDSLLVLDYSTSEQLDLCLSNEVLKANLKPLLDQPLPKQYLKVVKKKLEQIYPSGIPEDQLKLLGPLSRQYTAEEISQWQVTSNDTLSALLNPSDGKWKAPQVQQLLSRYQALGGTLTGSLLRELGGRNLCNLQEEQIEHIPPEAIRTAGQLDISSCSQTKKDQLYRKAQEAFAGQAGTTRAYYCQIWPYLGGAPAKDLKDLAKAGVAIDMDIDTFLALNPDELQKLSVMDVKTLLGENLRYLKEAENETSVMCWVKRQSQRELDCVLGIGLQGGTGEPSPTATPPHPTASASITPTATVSVPTTFPTVPTPIPTSSLPSTNSSTIPDKAPTPTAISPTPSHSTPPRTYTTAPSSAGSPHTTSTTQPAPTTGSIVPCSIHQSATSNKATSPAVTLLTTILATVNPNATSPSSVPPPALTHGATTTSTGVVTNPAVTTRNTSTPLVSVNPPAPGGTINPAPATRNTTTPSTHSAPSTLVPNSTSAPAATATTEMNLPPHKPSPSPNSTVSTQESVVSSTAKTTTLACKISAPPAFLGSSSTTTSETTKNPPTGMPNPPRPTPGGYINLQPEAGSGSRLSSCLVPILMTASLLRGLL